The region GGTGCAGAAACCTTTACGTGGCCAGAAGAAAGCCTTCCCTTGGCTCCGCCCAGAAGAGCCACCAGCGCATCACGAGCCTCGACCCCTGAGGCCCGCGGGCAAGGGTGACCTGCCCGGCAACTGCCATCCAATTCGCGCGCAGCAATGTTGCCCAGGCGGATCTTAGGCCCTTCCGCGCACCAGATCGGACCATCTCCATCCCAGACAGCAACCGGCGTGCAGAGGAACGCTCCACTGGCGGCCAGCATCAAAACACTCATTCTGTGGGCCTTCCTATTTCGCCCCGCTGCAGCATCTTGAAGTGCCTCGGGCCTCCCGACCTCCCATAGCGCCGCTGATACAGAAATCAGTGCATTCCGACCCCAAAGCAAGGGCATACTGCGCATATCTGTTCTTTGGCTCACGATCAGGATCACATCAGAGGTATCGCATTATGCCTGGAGTGAGGAAGGTTGGGACACAGCATTGGGGCGCTTCCTGAGAAGGTGCTCGAACCTGCTTCGCACCTGCTCATCAAACTTGGCGTTTCGGCGCGGTATGTATGGGTTGAGGAGAGCACGCTCTGCTGAACCCTTTGGCGGCAACTCCCGGCAAACCAACACTTGCTCTACGACTTCCAGCATTCGCGCCTGTTTCTCGAGTGGTATGGAGGCCGGTTGCAATGCGCCACATTTGATCATCCGCTCGCGCACTTCCGGACGAAAGCAGACGCAGGTTGGATTGTAATACTTGTCCAACCACCGATAGTCCGGATGCTTGCTACTCCAGCGCACTTCTCCGCTCTCGATCCCGAATAATAGCTCCTCCAGCTTTGCTCTTGCTGCCTCATAACGGGCAGCGCGTGGCTTCAAATGACCGGACGCGATCAGGCGGGCGCGCAAATCGGGGCGGTGTCCAGGAAAGCTGGGGGACAGGAGATTTCTCAGCCTGTCCTCTGCAAGGTTTAGCTTGCCATACAGCCGCAATTTGGCGCGACCCTGGATGATCTCGTCGACGAGAGTTTCAGCCTGGAGCGTCGAATTCCCTTTGCTGAAGCTCGAGAGTTCGATGCGCGAATGCTGTATCGAGCCGGCCGCAAATTCCACATCAAAAAGGGGCACCCGCTCTGCAGGGATATCGATGCCCCCAAGCCTGATAGCCGTGCGCTTAGGAGCGGTGGTGCTGAACTGGCCGTCGGGACTGATGTTGGTCTTCAACATGGCCACGTCCGCAAGAGTATCGTGTGAGAACGTCAGCTCATCCTCGGCAGCGTAAACCTCTCGCATGGGGTCCAAAAATGATCGGTAGTATTGCCGCGAGCGGGAGACCGCGACACTCAGAGCATCGACAGCATAATAGTATGTGCTGCCCGGCTTCTGATCCGCCTTTCTGATCAGGCGTCCGATCTTCTGGATGGCATTGCGGTAATTGTAGGGGTTCCAGGCGCAGTCGAAGCCAAGATGAAGCTCAGGGTAATCGAAACCTTCGCGAAGTCGATAGACAACGCAGGCAATTTTGGTGTGGCCTTGCGGATCGCGCCAAGCCTGGAGCTGTGGATCGATTTCGTCGGCGCCTTGCCCCGATCTGCCCTCGCCCAAAATGGCGGTCGCATAGTTTTGCGTGCCGAAAATCGTGTTTATATATTGCGCGCAGGCCCGCGCATGCGCCTTGTTGGGTAGCCAGAAAATCGCTTTCGAGCCGCTGTGATTGGCCTGGTACAGGTTCGCCATAAGCCGATATCTGTGTTCCACCAGCGCAGGAACGTCTCGCGGGCGCAGCCCCCGCCCGGCGAGTTCCTGAAGCCGCCGGGTCAGCTTCTCGAACGTACTATCGGCACAATCCTCGTCGATGACGATATTGCTCTTTTCATGTTGGAAGGCCCTCGTCAGGTCGCGGTATTCGTCCGACAATTTGAGCTCGAGCTTCAGCGAGCAATCGACGCGCACCAAATCGACGCTGTTGAGGTGGCCGCTGTCAAATGCCGACTGATAGCCATAGAAAGCGGTGTGATTCTGCCGCTGGCCCATCGTGCTCTCGTTCAGCATCCACGGAGTTGCCGAGATCCATACCGTCTTGTGCGCCATCGACCTAATGACGGGGAAGCACCGCTTCTGTTGGTTGGCCGATTGGAACGCACCACCCATATGACATTCATCAACGAGGGCGATGTGAGGAGTGCCCTTGTCGATCAGCCCCTTGATGCAGGATGACACATATTTCCGCCAGGTGAGAAAATGCCACCGCTGTGCGGGGTCGGCGAGACCCTCCTCGACGAGCTCTGCGAGGCTGGCGCGAGCTTGCTTCAACAGGTCAATCGTGTGGGCGAGATAGTAGACCTCACCAAAACCGAGCGAACGTGCCAGCATCGCCATCACAACCGTCTTACCAGTCCCGGTCGGCGCTTCCAGATAGGCATAGTCGCTTCTGGCGAGGATCTCTTCCAGGTTGTCGACGAGATTGATCTGATAGTCCCGGGCTGTTCTCGCAGACGCGCCCTGCTCGCAATGGTGATCGCCAGGATCATCGTGGCGGCGGAAATCCGGGCTTTGGTCGTTCCAGGTCTTGAGCATGTCCTTTCCTTTCAAGGCAGATTTTCATTGGATCGTTCAGTGCTGGGGGATGGGTTCACCGCCAGAAGCCGTCGCGCCTTTGGCCGTGCTGGTTGTCGTAGTCTTCGCGCTCGTCGTAGGCGCTCTTGCGGATACCCACTTCGACGCGCTGCCCCCCGACGCTGCGGATGTGGAGATCGCGCAGATCGACCTTGTTGCGCTGCGCCCAGTCCTTCGCCTCGCGCTCACTCCCGAAGGTCCCTGCGTCTTCGTAGTCAAATGCCATGTCTGTTCTCCTTCCTGATGATGATTTTGACGGCCCGTTTCAGGGGCTTTGCGCGACCCTTGTGCAACGGGAGAAAGGCATCGGCGCGCCGTTCCCTGAAAAGAGCCGTCCGCTTCGCCACCAGCCTCACAAAGGCGGCCGCTATCGTGCCCACCAAAACGGCGACAAGGATCATCAGACCTATCGCCACCAACTCGGCGGCCATTTTCTGGTCATCGAGGGCGGCTCGCAGATCAGCGCATCCCTGAACCCCGTGCGTGGTGAGATCGCAGACCACGAAGCTGTCCCCGCCAGCGGCACGCGCAATCTCCGAGAGTCCTGCCTCGTTCACCAGATTGGTCAGGGTCAGCTGCTGCGGGAGGTGAATCTCGAACGCGTCTGAAGGCGGTTCGCCCGCTGTCGCATGGCCCATCTGTGTCACGATCTTCCTCCTATCGGCTGCGTTCGATGTTGCGTTCGGGCACGTCCAGTTGCGGCGTTGCCCGGAGGCTCGCCGGATCGATCCGCGAGGCAGAGGCTTGCCTGTCCTCAGGCGCCCTCAAATGATCGGGAATTGTGGGTCGAAACTCGCCAGCCTCGCGGCCGCTGCGCTTCGTCTCGACCTGCTTTTCGCCGAGGGTTTCGAGCGCGCTGGTCTTGTCGCCCGGGTTGCGGCCGATCTGCGCCAGGAGCCGATCGCGGT is a window of Novosphingobium sp. CECT 9465 DNA encoding:
- a CDS encoding DEAD/DEAH box helicase, encoding MLKTWNDQSPDFRRHDDPGDHHCEQGASARTARDYQINLVDNLEEILARSDYAYLEAPTGTGKTVVMAMLARSLGFGEVYYLAHTIDLLKQARASLAELVEEGLADPAQRWHFLTWRKYVSSCIKGLIDKGTPHIALVDECHMGGAFQSANQQKRCFPVIRSMAHKTVWISATPWMLNESTMGQRQNHTAFYGYQSAFDSGHLNSVDLVRVDCSLKLELKLSDEYRDLTRAFQHEKSNIVIDEDCADSTFEKLTRRLQELAGRGLRPRDVPALVEHRYRLMANLYQANHSGSKAIFWLPNKAHARACAQYINTIFGTQNYATAILGEGRSGQGADEIDPQLQAWRDPQGHTKIACVVYRLREGFDYPELHLGFDCAWNPYNYRNAIQKIGRLIRKADQKPGSTYYYAVDALSVAVSRSRQYYRSFLDPMREVYAAEDELTFSHDTLADVAMLKTNISPDGQFSTTAPKRTAIRLGGIDIPAERVPLFDVEFAAGSIQHSRIELSSFSKGNSTLQAETLVDEIIQGRAKLRLYGKLNLAEDRLRNLLSPSFPGHRPDLRARLIASGHLKPRAARYEAARAKLEELLFGIESGEVRWSSKHPDYRWLDKYYNPTCVCFRPEVRERMIKCGALQPASIPLEKQARMLEVVEQVLVCRELPPKGSAERALLNPYIPRRNAKFDEQVRSRFEHLLRKRPNAVSQPSSLQA